The segment CGGGAAGTCAACTCTGCTCAAGGTGCTGCTGGAGCTTCATCCGAAGCTCTCCGGCTCCACCGCTTTCTTCGGCTCTTCTCTGCAGAAGATGAAGAAGCGGATCGGTTACGTTCCGCAGCGGGGCTCGGTGGATTGGGATTTTCCAACGAATGCATTAGATGTCGTCACCATGGGGCTCTATGGCCAAATAGGCTGGCTTCGACGTCCAAACCGCTCTCATCGTGAACGCGCTATGGCATGTCTGGAGCAAATGGGGATGGCCGACTACGCTAATCGGCAGATCAGTCAGCTGTCCGGCGGTCAGCAGCAGCGGGTGTTTCTGGCTCGGGCGCTGGTACAGGAAGCAGATCTGTATTTTATGGATGAACCGCTTGCCGGGGTTGACGCCGCAACCGAGAAAGCGATTATGCATACCTTAAAGGAGCTTAAAGATAGAGGCAAGACCGTGATGGTCGTGCATCATGACCTCCAGACGGTGGAGGATTATTTCGATCATGTACTGCTGCTGAACCGCTCGGTATGGGCTCACGGACCCACGGAGGAAGTATTTACACAGGAGAATGTTTACCGTACCTACGGCGGAACATTGCGCTGGATGAAGGAGGCGTAACGAATGTTATCTTGGTTATCGCCGAATACACAGTGGGTCCTGCTCAGTACGTTGATCTTAGGCATGGCTGCGGGGATGATCGGCTGCCTGGCCTATTGGAAGAGACAGAGCCTCATGAGTGACGCATTGTCTCACGCCGCCCTGCCTGGCGTAGTTATTGCCTTTGCGCTCACTGGAGTCAAGAGCCTGCCCGTGCTGCTTATCGGTGCTGCAATCAGCTCTTTGCTGGGTGCGCTCATGATTCAGGGCATTCGTTCCTCCAGCAGGATTAAAGAGGATACTGCGATGGGCATTATATTATCTGTGTTTTTCGGATTTGGCATCATGATGCTGACCCTGGTTAGTCGTTCTGCTGGCGGAAGCCAGAGCGGCCTTGACGGATTTATATTCGGGCAGGCTGCATCGATGGTTCGGCAGGATGTGTATATTATGCTCGGCATGGCGGTGCTGGTCA is part of the Paenibacillus algicola genome and harbors:
- a CDS encoding metal ABC transporter ATP-binding protein: MSVIEVQGITASYRKNQVLKDVNFTVEPGTLTAIIGPNGAGKSTLLKVLLELHPKLSGSTAFFGSSLQKMKKRIGYVPQRGSVDWDFPTNALDVVTMGLYGQIGWLRRPNRSHRERAMACLEQMGMADYANRQISQLSGGQQQRVFLARALVQEADLYFMDEPLAGVDAATEKAIMHTLKELKDRGKTVMVVHHDLQTVEDYFDHVLLLNRSVWAHGPTEEVFTQENVYRTYGGTLRWMKEA